GCTGTCATCGGTTTCTGCTGATGCTGCATCCGACACGGTGACGCTCACCTTTACTGGTGCGGTCAAGTCCGGTGCGGCTGCCGAGTATGCGGTGACGGTTGCGGGTGCAGCCATTGAAGTGACAGCGGTGCAGCAAAAGACGGCACAGACTGTTGTTCTGCAGCTGGAGGGTGATCTCCAAGCGGGTGCAACTGTTGTAGTCGACTACAGCATCAGCGACAACAAGGGATTGCCCCTCAGCGGACAGGCCAAAGCAACGGCCAAGTAGGGCGATGAAGTAGAGCGAGAGAATATGCTCAACGGCAAGGGCCGCCTTCTTCTGAAGGCGGCCCCTGTTGTTTCTGCGGCCATTGCTCAGATGACCGGACAAATGCTCGCGCGAAAAACGGCTTTTAAATTTCTGTGTACTTTCATAATCCGTATTATTCATTTTGGTCTGGTAGTGCTGGTGCGACAAGAACCTTATCGATGCGGTGGCTGTCCATGTCGAGAATTTCAAAGCGCAATCCCGCTGTGGTGAAATGCTCTGAAATCGAAGGGATACGCCCCATTTCGGACATGATAAAACCGCTGAGAGTCGAATAATTGCCAGTTTTATCACCGGGTAGTTCTGCCAGATCAAAGATATGTTTGACATCGTCTATTGGCATCAAGCCATCGAGAAGCCATGAACCGTCCTCACGCTGCACTGCGTCGGGTTCATCGGATTCATCGACGTTGGGCAAGTCGCCAACAATAGCTCCCAGAATATCATGTAGCGTGACCAAGCCCTGCATTACACCATGTTCGTTGATTACAAAAGCAATGTGGGTGCGTGCGACCTTAAGGGATTCGAGCAGATTGAGAGCAGGCAAAGTTTCGGGAATAAAAACTGCCGGTTGCAATGAGACCATTAAATCGACCGACTCGCCTTCCATGCACTGGCTCAGGATGTCTCTGGCACGCACGACGCCTAACACATTGTCGAGGCCGCCGCGACATACAGGTAGACGCGAGTAAACGCTCGCTGCCATCTTGCGCCGGATTTCTTCCCAAGTGTCTTCGAGATCGAGCCAGACGATGTCAGGACGACGCGTCATCAACGATTCGACTCTACGATCACTGAGCCGAAA
The Abditibacteriaceae bacterium DNA segment above includes these coding regions:
- a CDS encoding hemolysin family protein — its product is MSSVTTEIVFILVLVIANGVFSMAESAIVASRKARLQQAAQEGSSKARAALELAESPNRFLATVQIGITLIGILSGAFGGATLSKSIAAQVASVPTLAPYADSIGLGLVVLVITYLSLVIGELVPKRLALHSPERIASLVAAPMRTLSVIASPVVTVLGFSTDVVLRVFGLKASEEPPVTEEEIKVMMEQGTQAGVFEESEQDIVERVFRLSDRRVESLMTRRPDIVWLDLEDTWEEIRRKMAASVYSRLPVCRGGLDNVLGVVRARDILSQCMEGESVDLMVSLQPAVFIPETLPALNLLESLKVARTHIAFVINEHGVMQGLVTLHDILGAIVGDLPNVDESDEPDAVQREDGSWLLDGLMPIDDVKHIFDLAELPGDKTGNYSTLSGFIMSEMGRIPSISEHFTTAGLRFEILDMDSHRIDKVLVAPALPDQNE
- a CDS encoding SwmB domain-containing protein → LSSVSADAASDTVTLTFTGAVKSGAAAEYAVTVAGAAIEVTAVQQKTAQTVVLQLEGDLQAGATVVVDYSISDNKGLPLSGQAKATAK